The Rhizoctonia solani chromosome 1, complete sequence sequence ATTGACCAAAACCCATTACAAGGTAGGCAGGCGGCATTCATAGCTAGCGCCAAGATCAATCATTTAGACAGGAGGATAGGTTACCTTGGGATCGAACCATGTACATGGCCAGTAACCGCAGTGTTTACACCGACTAAAGGCAGCATAGACGTTCGGTGGATCGAACTCAGTGAGGACCCTTTGTTGTGAACTACTTTGTTTCGTTCAAGCTCATACTACCAACGAACTATAGAGGCCCAAGTATATGAACGCGCACACACAACACATATCGCTGATGTTGAAGAAGTCAGCCAAGTTTTATTCCAATCCACCTCTATTGTATTCGGAACGGAGGATAATCCATCACATGAGACTATTACTGAACCTCGCGTCCTCTCGCATGTCTTCAACGTGCCTAGTCACATGCCGAGTGCGCTCCAGTCGAAGCGCAAGTGAGTGAATAGATGCGAGATTGAATGAAGAAGTAATGTGATTGGGACGGCCCAGACGCGCTCAAGTGATCTGGAAGCTCGTATTCAAAGTGTATCGCAAAGCTGGAGCTTTCAAGCGTAAGTAGATTGAAGGTCTTCTTACTGATGCGTCATTGGAATTTGGCCATGTTTTAGGGGACATCGCTCACGAGGCCAAATTTCCTGCAATCAAGAGCTACCTACCTATCCCGGGCGTCGAGCAcgaggctcccttaacaatAGGAGGAGATAGCCCCAAGGGTGATATTTCTTGGTTATTGGTGAGCTTTGTTGATATTGGTTAATACTCATAGCACTGGACTCAGTCAATTCTATTAGTACCTCCCAAGATCCTTGTACGCACCAGGGACACAACCAGGGCTTCCCTTGTGCTCACGGCGAAGCCTGGGCACTCAATCAAGTCTCAACTCCGATCCGTACAACTGGAGCTGACTGGTCAGTCCTGATTTAATGACCTAATCCTGTCCCCAGTCTCCAATCGATTATTTGGTGATAGAGTATGTGGTTGCTTCTGGAGAACCTGATGTTCTCATTGATACACTTTATCGAAATAAAGTCGACACATCTGGAAGCAATATCGAGAGCAAAGAGGGTTGCTCTTTTGATTTCGATTTGGTTGTCCCGAGCAAATCAAGGTGACTATAATACCAAGCTCCGTTATCATTTTACGACGATCGTTAATGATAATTGATTCAGCCCTGACTATACGGGAACATTTATGTCCGTACGTAGATCCATCATCTCGCCTGACGTCCATTCAAACTATGCACCGTTCTCAGGTGACGCACCGCCTTCAAGTCACCACAACATGGAAAGGCCGTTTGCTTGATAAAGTGACTAGCCATCCTGTTGTAATTGCGGCGCTCAGCCATTCGGAGAGGCAGCGAGCAATCGAAGAGGTGGCTCTGGTTGAAACAGCACCTTCTATAGCTCCGCCTTCCCTGAATGATGGTATGTAAGATAAATCAAGTATCAAGATGTACACTGACATAGGCTAGACATCCCTCCACCATCTTATATTTCAACACAACGCCTGGTAAACGGGAGTTTCGTAACTCTCATGGCTCATCACATGAAGACGAAATGTCCTCAATCTCATACCGGTCGAACATAGATACCCCCACTACTGGGAGTGTCGTTCATAGCACAGCCGGGTAAAGACCCCGAGCCAGCGACCCGCAGGATTAAATCACACTGAATTATATAGGGTCATGTGGTCTTATTTGATACTGTAGATGCCAAAGGTGTTGTCTCATTAGGATTAGTTTAGGACTCTATAACACTACGAAGCGACATAGCAATAACGAGCTAAAGTACAGCAAAATTACTTGAGCTTGCTGATAATCGCCTGTGTGAATTCTTTCGTGGTAGATTTTCCACCAAGATCACCTGTGATAGATTTCCCCTCGGCGATTGTCTACCGTGATACCGGGTGAGTACTATGCACGCGATGAGGATAAAAGTGCCACATACACCCAGAGCCGCGGCCTCAATCTTCGCCGCATGGTCATACAATTCATGTGACGGAGCATCATCAACGAGGACAGTAAGAGTGCCGTTGGGTTAGCGAGGCCCTTGCCTATTCAAAGTTGTATTGTAAAACTGGTTAGGGGTTATTGTGCGATTGTCTACCGTGATACCGGGTGAGTACTATGCACGCGATGAGGAATAAAAGTGCCACATACACCCAGAGCGCGGCCTCAATCTTCGCCGCATGGTCATACAAATTCATGTGACGGAGCATCATCAACGAGGACAGTAAGAGTGCCGTTGGGTTAGCGAGGCCCTTGCCTATTCAAAGTTGTATTGTAAAAGGTTAGGGGTTATTGTCTTGAAATAGTAGTTCATCTCACCAGCAATATCGGGCGCGGATCCATGAACAGCTTCAAAGATGGACGCGTCCTAAGCGAGAGCACAGACACGGTTTGAGTAAGTATGCTTCACATGCGACAGAGACTTTACTTTGCCGATATTTCCAGAGGGAGTAAGGCCAAGACCGCCAATCAGTCCAGCACACATGTCCGACAAGATATCACCGTAAAGATTGGGCATAACCATCACTCGGTCGGCAAATGCGCAGGGTTTGTAGTGATCTGAATTACGATGAGATGAGATCGGGTCTGTACAAGTCGGTTCTTTGATCATCCTACCTGCAAGCATGCACGATCCAAGAGATCCTCATCGTATTTAATGTTAGGGAAGTCTTTCGAAACCTCACGGCATGCTGACAGGAACATGCCATCTGATAATTTCTGACGCATAATTGAACGCATAGCGAGCAACACGTTCAGATGCGTCCCATGTAATCAATTGATAGATTGGACTACGCCGTCGACAATCTGTGTCAGAAGGTAAGATATATCTTTGGCCTACTTTAAATGTTCACTTTACCTCATGCTCAATACCAGAGTATTCACCCTCAGTATTTTCTCGGATGAGCACAGTGTTAACATCATCATAGGGAGTCTTGAATCCTTGGATCGATACGCAAGGCCGTACATTTGCGAATAGGCTGAAAGTTCTGCGAAGCGTCAAATTCAAGGAGACATGCCCCTTTCCAACTATCAACTGTTTAGTATCGATCACTGTATGTCCAAACTTGTGCGTTACTTACTAGGTGTAGCAAGGGGCCCTTATGAGAATATAAGCGCAAGATGTGGTTTGTAAAGTATCAGAGCTTACCCTTGAGAGCAACGGTGTTCTTCTTAACACTTTCAATAGCAGCGTCCGGAATCACAGTCTTTCCTTCAAAATAGGGGTAACGCTAACCTCCTCCCTCAATAGGGACCTACGTCCCACTCAGTCAGAGAAAATACTACATCAGGTCCACATTATCCCATACCTTGGCAGCAACATAGATCGCCTTCACTGCCTCAGAGATTTCTGGGCCAATACCTATGGCCCAAGTTATAATACTATTATAGCCCAACTTCCAAACAACGGGTACGAACCATCACCAGGAATCAAAGTCACAGTATAGTTCCCCTGGAAAACTAGAATTAGCCTTGGCCGTAGTTTGTCGCATATAATCTCGTGTCAACCTTGGAGTTTTTGGTCCCGGCAAAGGCTGCGGTCTGGCCGCTTGCAGTGCTTGCATATGCACGATGCTATAGTATAAATCAATATGCATGCACGAGATGTTGCGCATTGAATCGCACCTGTGTTGCACGGAGAGCGCCAGTCGCGCGAGACAGTGTCCTGGAGAACATCGCAGATGTCAAACGAAAAATTATCAGGGTAAGAAACGAAAAATTATCAGGGTAAGAAATGGAAGGATCCGTCTGTGGAGTGATGCCAGGGCTCGGGTGAAAACGCTTCACCTTTCCGACGATCACCATATCTTATCAGATTAGGCATTGATCCCATCACGTGCTCAAATTCAAGCGCCGTTGTCGACCTTCTGTCTCGTTACGCACCACCTGCCAGAGAAATCACAAATGTGATGCGAAATTGATCGACGAACTTGTCAATACGTGAATCGGACATCCCGATACAAACACCGTCTCCAGCCGGGGACCGAGGGCTCCGAGGGCCCCCAAGCCGAGCGAGACTGGGCTTTGGCGGAAACATGCGCAGAACTCTAGCTTGCCATCGGAGCTGCGCCGAATAGACTCCCCTCGTTCCAATCTAACCATTTCCTACTGTGTATTCGTTTATATGTTCTAAAATGAGCCCCCTCATTCGCTAGTCGAGCAAGATACGAGTATGTCCGTTGGTGATGGCTGACATTTAGTGTATGAGTTACCAAGGCACGCCGCACTACTTTTGGTAATCATTCGTCTCAGAGCTAACTGTATCCTGGTAAGGCGCTAACACTCGGCTCAGAAGCCCGGTAAGCCTGATTTGTGACATTGTTTACACCTGCCGTACTGATTCGTGATATGAATTCCGATAAGTTCGGTACCCTCATGCTCCCATGCATATGTATGCGACAAAGCCTGCGTATACATAGCTTGAAACCAGCTATGGCCTATTTATATTTATTTGTATATTCTCGGACTATTCGCATGCGTGCACATAGGACGAGTTAATCCATCAATCGAACTACCCGCTGTGCCTCCACTGCCTCGCACAATTCCAGTGCAATGGATCTTGTTGGCATTCAACACGTACAACGCGGTATAACGCAAACATAACCAAATTAATTGCGCGACAGCGCCAGGAGCAAGCCCAAGAATGATCATCATGCATCGTATTCGGAATTGCGAGGGGCAAGGGAGCTACCACCTCTCGTTACCCGCTCTTTTGTACGAAAGAGAGATGTGCATGGGTCACATGTGCACGAGTTGAGACCGTTAGCAATATCCGCAACTGTTGTGGCCACGTTTCTTCGTGGAACTGTCCCATCTTGAACGGTAATAGAGTTGGACCAGAGGATTCGGGAGGTAGTCCGTTTGGTTGTCCTAGAGCCGCTTCCCACATGGTCATCGGGAAGAGGCTAACCACTAAACTTCATTAGCTGTTCACGGGTAGGCATAATTAGGGGTAACATAATTAAGCCTGACAACAGAATAGTGTATATAGAATCTGATATCTTACGGCTCGCCGTCTCAATCACGGTCATGCGCGCTAGCGAATCAATTGAAGTTATTCAACGTGTAATTATATTACTGGCATCTAGACATATGTATGGTCCAATATTCTACATTGAATCACGCCCCGGGCCCATAGGTATACAGAGCGGATGCCTGAAAAAGATCGGACGTGAAATTTCGCGGTACATCCCAGAATGGAAGTGGGCTCATGTCATTGATCCTGCCCGATCCCCAAAGCCGGCAGGCATCGATATATAGCTGTTCGGCACCGGGTTGTACGGGTATACACCATAGGTATGATTTGAGCTTGAAATTTTCAGCTCTTGTGTGCAAGCTCCAGTAACAACGTTGATTTGGGCTCTGATTGCGTTGGAAGTGTGCGATTGCCTCTAGCTAAGAAGACGGACTGTCCATTCATCGTAGCCCGTAGGTGGAACGAGGGTATCAATGACGCCTTAATTACGATGAGGATCACTCCTACTCACTTCCCATCGACATTTTTGGCTTGGCTCGCAAGTCCTCGTTGTCGAACCCACGGGAATGTCAACGTATTCCGAATTGAACTGCGGTCCTGTGCTTCCCTGGCATTACAAGCCATCACCCGTAAAGGCATCGGCTGAATATGTGTTGGAGCTCGACGACTCCAGTGGGTTGGCCAACAACTGAACAATTCTAGACATCATGTTTGAGAAAATTTGGGTGGCCTCTGAATCAAAGGTCTGTGGCCGATCTTGAGTGGCCGCGTTCCAGAAGACGACAAATCAAGTCGCCGGTTAGCGATCTCGTGAATTGGCCATGAAGGCTAGACCCGCCTCACAAAACAAGTATATGTGCTAGAAACAAATAAAGCTGCACCCCCGGCAAGTTGCTGGAGATGTTGATAACCACGCATATATGACCTCAGGCAGGGAGCCAGAAGGCACCGAAGAGGCACTCGATGACAAGATGAACACAGGCTTCGAGGATCTAGGGTAAAAATGGCAGTCTGTGACTGTAGACATGGGCGTAATGTCGGATGGCCAGGCGATTTTTGGCTGGGTTCGGAAGGAGTCTGCCGGTCGGAGGACCAAAGGAGCAGATTGGTGATCTAACTGTAAAATTTTCATTGGGCTATCGCGAGGAACGCGTTGACAGCCACTGATGTCTTTTGGAGTCGTTGTGGGTAGATCATCGAGGTGCTGTCCGAGAACAGGAGCCATGACAAGGCACTGCAAGGCCGATCGTGTAAGGAGGCGTGCAAACTTAGACACACGAACTAGGGACAGCTTGATGGTTCCGGCTGATTGGTTTCAAATTTCCTTTTTTAATTGGTAGGTGGCGCCTAAATATTCGAAGCCTCACTACGCTATTGCTTGCCCTTGGATGGTTGAGCGCATGTGACTCGCCTTGTCAATTCAGATTTGAACCGGCCCACCACTTCACCAGCCCCTCTTGAACCACCGTACCCGGCTCTGGATGGAGCAATCTCATACTCAGTCTACTGCATCTTCGACACCTCTCCAATACCCATCCCCTCAAGTCGCCAACACGGCCGCAGCCACTACATCATCAACGGCACTGCCGTCAACAAGCGCAAGGCTGACAATGAGCCTGGCACAAATGGACAGGTCggaaagaagaaggcccGCACCCGAGTTAGTTATTCGTGCTCGGAGTGCCATCGCAGGAAGCAAAAGGTAGATGGCTTCATTCTGAACGAGTCACACTTTGGCTGATGCATATGTAGTGCGACCGACAAGTGCCGTGTTCGCATGTGAGTCTGCTTACTTGCTATCCTTTGCTTGGTCCCTGCACACGCATCTGACTCATCTGTCCAAGTGCATCGCCCGTCGTGTTCCTGAGCTATGCAAGAATTACACGCCTGGCAAGGGAGAGGGAGACCTCAACCTGCGCATTGCTCGCTTAGAACAAATTATCGAAATGGCACTACCTCACATCAGTGCTTCCGTATCGATCAGCTCGTCTGGAGAAATTGTTTCTCCCCAACAGGGCCAACATAGCTTCTCCCGGTCAGCCTCCCCCTCGAATGAGACAGACGAGGGAATTGCTACCGGGACAACCCTAGATATCGCAGCAGGGACTCTGCAATCAGGTAAATGGTATGGTGCCAGTGCTCTTGGGAGCGTGAGCGTTGTCCCTATTCTCGAGCAGCTCCAGCACAATGGCATTTCAACCGGGCGTCCCCCTACTTTGGACGACATACAGCAACCAACCGCTGCTGAAAAACTCAAGTCTCTTGTTCAGGAGTGTGGCGTTCCTCCTCATAAGCTCGCTGAGCTTGTCCAAGATCTTCCACCCAAATCTGTTGCCGACACACTAGTCGACTTTTATTTTACTCACATAAACTACACCCGATACCCCTTGTATGAGCCAGCTTTTCGAGTAAGCTATGATTCCATATGGACGAACGGCGTACGAGTTTCCCCCAGTGACGCAAGATTCCTCCCTCTTCTATTTGTGGTGATGGCCACAGCTGCGCGGCTCGCGCCAGAACACATTGCTGGTGACTTACGAACTCGCCGTGTTACTAGCCTGAGGTATTATTGGTCCTGTAAGTCAGCATATTCTCGGGGGATTTACGCCGCTTTTATTCATGCAAATACCCCAGCGCGCCGTACATTAACGCTGGCGTCCGCAATTCAAAATGAGAGTTTAGAGTTATTGCTCGCTCGACTTCTGGTAGGTTCTGATATTCCAAATAATAATCAACCTCTCAATCTTTGCATTTCGCTAGAGTGCGCGCTTCTTGATATTTGATCGTCGAATTACTGAATGCTGGAGCCAGCTCGGTGCTGCCGTTCGCACGGCGCATGCACTTGGGTTGCACCGCGATGGTGCCAAACTGGTTAGTTGACCAATTATTTTGAGACCCCATCGAGCTTGACACTTTCGAGGGGTTTGGGCTTTAGGGCCTAGATCCGTTTCAGACAGAATATCGCCGACGAATTTGGTCAGTTCTTTGCGTGATGGATTAATGAATATTATCTTGACATATGTCTTCAATAGGTCTTACTTGTACCATGCAGATCGTACCCATGCACTTCTCCTGGGTCGACCGCACTCCATTCAGGATGACTATACAGACACTCTACCTCCAATGAATATCGAGGACTCGGAGCTTCTCATTGCGACTTCTTCGCCACTGAGACCGCACCCGTTGTCTCAACCGACGCATATGACCTTCGTGATCTTGAGGCATCAACTGGCGAAGATTATTGGACATATTGTCCATCATTTCCAATTTGTCCGTAGTCATTTGAGGTACCAGGAAGTACTAAACTTGGACAACGAGCTGCAGCAATTTGTCGCAGCACTCCCGCCGCATTATAGTCTGGATCCTGACACTAGCTTGGATACCGTATTGGATTTCCTACCGGTCCATCGATTCCTTATTGTTACCGAGGTTTACTTTGTGCGCATAAGTCTTCATCGGCCGTATTTGCTCCGCAAATTGGACTCGGACCGGTTCAACTTTTCTCGAAAGGCGTGTTTCGATTCCGCTCGACGCGATTTTGAAGCTCGCCAGGCTTTCAAAGCAACGACCCACaaaaccattttggataGCCTAGGCGGGGCTTACCGTGAATTCCAAGCCGCAATGATTTCGGGGATCGCGCTCTTGATCGAACCGCAGAGCGAAGAGAGCTTTGCACGGAGGCGTGTGCTCGACACCTTTATCAAGTAAGTTCGCTTTCTTGTACTTACGTCTTATTTAATCTCCATGGTATTTGCAGCCAATACGGAAGTAGTTCGGAGGTTGATTCTACTACTCGACGCGAGCTTGCGATTATCGAGCTCCTTCGTAAACGCTCTTTAGAAATTAGGAGACCCCACCAATGTGGACGGCGTAGAGGGCAAACAGGGAAGTCCTACAACTGAGGAGAATGCCAAATTACTCCTTGATCTTAACCGGGGCGGATCCGCAGTTACGCGGGGCCGCGCGGGTTCCACTGCTTCTACTCGTCCCATGTCCACGACACCTGGTCACACGCTCGGTGCTACTACTCCTTCGAGCTCTGCATCTCCGTATATGCATCACCCATCCCCTGCCATTGGACCGTTTTCCGGCCCGATCAATCTCGCAACTATTTGAACCTCGATCACCGAGTTTCCAGCGACCAAAGCATAATTGGCAACGTTCACTCCTCCCCAATCGCATGCCGTGGTTCCTGGCGGATCACCCTCCGATTCCTCAACTTCGGAAGAAGCAGCCCAAACACTACTCGATAATTGGCTTAACCAATCAACTACCGCCGAAGTTGGGTTTGATGGTGTGTCTGCGAGTGATGCAGCCTGGGCTGGGGGGTCAGACTATGGTGCAGTGAATGGGGGTGTTCCTGGGCTGGGGGATCTCGCCAACCAAGAATTTGTTGGTTCGTTGATTGGCACCATCGGTGGGCTTGACACTCCATCGCTGCACGCGGGTGGGGTCGATAGCTCTGATTGGGTGTACTGGGATGCGCTAGTTAACGAGATCCGCAACAGTAGTTCGTCATGATTATGATTCTTTGTTTTATTTAACTTAGGTACGCAAACTGATTCCCAAATATGCTCGGTCCTCGGGCGCAAGTGTGGCCTTCTCTTTTCATTTTGTTCATGTatttttgtatttttatGTTCAAACCTACGACGTACCAATAAAACGGCATGAAATTATCTCTTCTTGTTTTCAGATGTTTGTTGCGAGCGTGGTACCTAATGTGGTAT is a genomic window containing:
- a CDS encoding Isocitrate/isopropylmalate dehydrogenase, translating into MVIVGKVKRFHPSPGITPQTDPSISYPDNFSFLTLIIFRLTSAMFSRTLSRATGALRATQHRAYASTASGQTAAFAGTKNSKGNYTVTLIPGDGIGPEISEAVKAIYVAAKVPIEGGGKTVIPDAAIESVKKNTVALKGPLATPIGKGHVSLNLTLRRTFSLFANVRPCVSIQGFKTPYDDVNTVLIRENTEGEYSGIEHEIVDGKLSDGMFLSACREVSKDFPNIKYDEDLLDHHYKPCAFADRVMVMPNLYGDILSDMCAGLIGGLGLTPSGNIGKDASIFEAVHGSAPDIAGKGLANPTALLLSSLMMLRHMNLYDHAAKIEAALWVQSHNNP
- a CDS encoding Fungal specific transcription factor domain; translation: MTSGREPEGTEEALDDKMNTGFEDLGRFLAGFGRSLPVGGPKEQIGDLTIIEVLSENRSHDKALQGRSYLNRPTTSPAPLEPPYPALDGAISYSVYCIFDTSPIPIPSSRQHGRSHYIINGTAVNKRKADNEPGTNGQVGKKKARTRVSYSCSECHRRKQKCDRQVPCSHCIARRVPELCKNYTPGKGEGDLNLRIARLEQIIEMALPHISASVSISSSGEIVSPQQGQHSFSRSASPSNETDEGIATGTTLDIAAGTLQSGKWYGASALGSVSVVPILEQLQHNGISTGRPPTLDDIQQPTAAEKLKSLVQECGVPPHKLAELVQDLPPKSVADTLVDFYFTHINYTRYPLYEPAFRVSYDSIWTNGVRVSPSDARFLPLLFVVMATAARLAPEHIAGDLRTRRVTSLRYYWSSRRTLTLASAIQNESLELLLARLLSARFLIFDRRITECWSQLGAAVRTAHALGLHRDGAKLGLDPFQTEYRRRIWSYLYHADRTHALLLGRPHSIQDDYTDTLPPMNIEDSELLIATSSPLRPHPLSQPTHMTFVILRHQLAKIIGHIVHHFQFVRSHLRYQEVLNLDNELQQFVAALPPHYSLDPDTSLDTVLDFLPVHRFLIVTEVYFVRISLHRPYLLRKLDSDRFNFSRKACFDSARRDFEARQAFKATTHKTILDSLGGAYREFQAAMISGIALLIEPQSEESFARRRVLDTFINQYGSSSEVDSTTRRELAIIELLQGKQGSPTTEENAKLLLDLNRGGSAVTRGRAGSTASTRPMSTTPGHTLGATTPSSSASPYMHHPSPAIGPFSGPINLATI